ACTAAATGAGCAGCAATATGCCGCTGCTACCGCACCACTAGGACACAATCTCATCATCGCTTCTGCTGGCACGGGCAAAACTTCCACGATTGTGGGGCGCATAGCACATTTGCTAGAATCTGGCATAAAGCCAAATGAGATTTTACTACTAACCTTTACCAACAAAGCCTCCCAAGAAATGATAGAGCGCGTAAGCAAAAGATTTGGCAATCTTGCCAAAAAAATCGAATCAGGGACTTTCCACGCCGTAAGCTACCGATACTTGCGCGAAAAATACTCCATAAGCCTAAAGCAACCAAAAGAATTAAAAGTGCTTTTTAAATCAATCGCACAAAGTCGCATCTATGTCGAGCAAACCTCAAACCCTCCATATTCTGCGCAATATTTGTTTGATATTTACTCACTATTTCTAAACGCAAGTGGTGGGCTAGATTTTGCCAAATGGCTAGAGGGCTACACTTCTAGCGACCATAGCGCGTATATCCCTATCTATGAGGGGATTTTCGATGAATACACAGAGCTAAAAAAAGCGCACAATTATATGGACTACAATGACTTGCTACTTCACTACGCCAAAGAAATGGCACAAATCTCCTGCCCTTATGCCGAAATCCTATGTGATGAATACCAAGACACAAATCCCCTGCAAAATCAAGTCATAAATTCTATCGCTCCACAAAGTCTTTTTTGCGTAGGCGACTATGACCAGAGCATATATGCCTTTAATGGCGCAGACATTAGCATCATCTCAAACTTTACCAAAAACTACACAAACTCAAAAGTATGGACACTAAGCAAAAACTACCGCTCCACACGCTATATACTAGATTTGGCAAACACAGTCATACAAAAAAACGAGCGCGTCTATCCAAAGCAGCTCGAAGTCATCAAGCAAAATGAACCAATCCCACCCAAACTACTTGCGTATGATGAGCTACTAGCCCAATATCACGGAATCGCCAAAAAAATCCTAAGTGCGAACTATCCACTAGAAGACATAGCCATAATCTATCGCAACAACTCAAGTGCTGATGGCTGTGAAGCCTGCCTAAGAGAGCTAAATATCCCATCAAAGCGCAAAGGCGGTGTGAGCTTTTTTGACGCAAAAGAAGTCGCGCTACTGCTTGATATGTGCTCTCTTTTGCACAACGGCAAAGATATGATGTCTTATATCAATGTCCTAAGCTACGGGCAAGGCATAGGCAATGCTATCGGCAAAGAAATCTATGAGGCACTCTACACACTAGGTGGAAATAGCGCAAAAGCAGGGCTACTAAGTCCAAATAGAGAAATCCGCCCCTACGCCCAAAAAGCAAAAAACTCACAGCTTGGGCTATTTGATGACTTTTTTGCTTTGCAAGATTCTAAGCGATTTGATAGCGTGATAAAAAACAATGGCTTTGCCTCTCACCCCATACTTTCTCACCCCAAGCTACACGCGCAAGGAGCGGAATTTTTGGATATGTTTTATGAGCTAGTATCTAGCCTAAATCCTGCAATCCACCCAAGCAAACTCATCTGCCAAATTGCAAAATCTAAGCTATACACTCATATCGCAAAATCACTATGTCTACAAAGAGCAAAAAACAAAGATGGCATAGTCGATGAAAATCTAGCAAACGAAGCTATGGAGCGCATAGAGCGCAAGGCAATTTTGCTAAGTGATATTGCCAAAAACTACGATAACTTGGGGAGATTTTTAAACGCGATGATTCTAGGTAGTAGCGAAAACACGCAAGGAAGTGGTGTAAATCTACTCACTATCCACGCAGCAAAAGGGCTAGAATTTGGAATGGTGTTTGTCATAGACTTAATGGATGGGCGATTCCCCAATCGCAAGCTAATCAGCAAGGGCGGAAGCCTAGAAGAGGAGCGGAGACTGTTTTATGTCGCCATAACCCGCGCAAAAGAGATACTCTATCTATCTTATGCCAAAAAAGACGCCATAAAATCCATAGACTATGTCCCATCACTTTTCCTATATGAGGCAAATATGATAGAAAAAGGCAAGTAAAAAAGTAGAATATAAATTTTTTGGACAGGAAGCAAAATAAACAAAATCTAGCAAGTCCAAAAAAACCTATCACTTTTTTTTGACAAACTTTTTAGCATTTCTGCAAAAAAACTTTTTTAGAAAGATTTTTTTTATATTCTTATCGCTATTTTTTGCAAATTTTCTACACAAAAAATCTGCGGACAAAATTACAAAAACTCCCTCAAAAGCTCAATGTGATTACTACTCATAAAGTGGATTTTGGGCGCGGAGTTACACAAATTATGCAAGTCCTCCCACACCTTGCGCGATAGCTCTAGCCCGACTTCTCTTTCATAGTCCTTGCCTTTCGCGCTCGCGCTCTCTAGCTTCTCTAGCCACTCTTGCGGGATATACACCCCGGGCAGTTTGTCGCGTAAAAATACCGCCACGCGAAAGCTAAGCACAGGGAAAAATCCAAAGATGATTTGCGTGTCCCTATTTGTTTGGTGGTTTTCTTCGTAGCTTGTATCGCAGTTTGTTTCGCGCCCTTGACTCGCACCCTCTTGTGCAGAGCCTCGCGCTACCTCGCGCTTGGCACTCTCTAGTGCTTCTAGCAAAAACTCCGCTGATTGTCGTGCAAAGATTGGTTGGGTAAAAAACGCGCAAATTGGCGCGTTTGCTAGCTTGCGCTTGATTTTGGTAGCAAGCGAAGCGGGATTATTGGAGTAGGAGTTTATCACAGCAAAGTTATAGATTTTGCTTACAGGGCTTGCAAGAGGCTTGCCATTTAGCGCAATTCCAGAATTTAAATCCCTAATAATCCGCGCAAGTTTCAAGGAATTTTCCTCAAACACCCCCTTAGACTCTGCGCAATCGCCTAGCTTCACAGGGTCGCCCGTGAGGGAGAGAAACGCTCGCAGTCCAAACTCGTTTGCCCCCAAAATCTCGCCACACAACGCCATAGAGTTCCTATCGCGCATAGAGAGCGTGCAAATTAGTGGCTTTTCTAGGGCGTTTTGGAGCTTGATAGAGCTAAGAATCGAGCTAGGTTTGAAGCGCGCCAAAGGCGAGTCCGTGCAGACAAAGGCATCGATTGTATTGCTAAGCGTTTTTGTTTGCGCGG
This genomic stretch from Helicobacter macacae MIT 99-5501 harbors:
- a CDS encoding ATP-dependent helicase — translated: MPLSQLNEQQYAAATAPLGHNLIIASAGTGKTSTIVGRIAHLLESGIKPNEILLLTFTNKASQEMIERVSKRFGNLAKKIESGTFHAVSYRYLREKYSISLKQPKELKVLFKSIAQSRIYVEQTSNPPYSAQYLFDIYSLFLNASGGLDFAKWLEGYTSSDHSAYIPIYEGIFDEYTELKKAHNYMDYNDLLLHYAKEMAQISCPYAEILCDEYQDTNPLQNQVINSIAPQSLFCVGDYDQSIYAFNGADISIISNFTKNYTNSKVWTLSKNYRSTRYILDLANTVIQKNERVYPKQLEVIKQNEPIPPKLLAYDELLAQYHGIAKKILSANYPLEDIAIIYRNNSSADGCEACLRELNIPSKRKGGVSFFDAKEVALLLDMCSLLHNGKDMMSYINVLSYGQGIGNAIGKEIYEALYTLGGNSAKAGLLSPNREIRPYAQKAKNSQLGLFDDFFALQDSKRFDSVIKNNGFASHPILSHPKLHAQGAEFLDMFYELVSSLNPAIHPSKLICQIAKSKLYTHIAKSLCLQRAKNKDGIVDENLANEAMERIERKAILLSDIAKNYDNLGRFLNAMILGSSENTQGSGVNLLTIHAAKGLEFGMVFVIDLMDGRFPNRKLISKGGSLEEERRLFYVAITRAKEILYLSYAKKDAIKSIDYVPSLFLYEANMIEKGK